From the genome of Allorhodopirellula heiligendammensis:
GCCGAGTCCAGCAAACCGCTGGGTATAAACGAGCCAGCGAGGCCGACGTCAAAGCCTGGGTCATCAGCCATTACGTCGCCAGCGAGTGGCTAGCCGTGGACAACTCACGTAGGCCGCTTCCGCAATCACTCAATCTCGGCAATCTTTACGCCGGCCTACTACGGTCCATGATCGACGTGCCCGCAGGTGACGGTGAGACCCTCAGGGCGCACATGGAACGCCATGGTCAGGTTCTCGCCCACCGACGCGAGGCGGACCTGATCACGAAGAAGATGAACGCTGAAAAGCAGCTCAACCGCAAAGTCGAGTGGAACGCTCAGTTACGACTGGTCAATCAACAAATCCAAACACTTACCTCACAATCGACGCAGGAAGCCGATGCCTGAAAAGCTCAAAATGCACAGCCCTGACTTAGTGCAGTCCAACATCGACCGCATCGCTGAGTTGTTCCCCAACTGCCTCACCGAAGCGGAAGGCGATGATGGCCAGATCACTCGCAAGATCGACTTTGATCTGCTGCGACAAGAATTGTCCGGCGAGATCGTCGAAGGACCACTGGAGCGGTATCAACTAAACTGGCCCGGCAAGCGAGAAGCGATGCTGGCCGCCAACGCACCGATCGCAAAAACGCTGCGGCCGTGCCGGGAGGAGAGCGTCGACTT
Proteins encoded in this window:
- a CDS encoding DUF4391 domain-containing protein codes for the protein MHPTNSPFNIQHSLFAFPNAAAFGKVLNKERFYAGARNNRKLKQLFTSQVARVTWMYKLAPLTVNLPATTDVPEIEVIKIECTGSELDPAVLLAIDKVIPNPTIHELHAGGRVQQTAGYKRASEADVKAWVISHYVASEWLAVDNSRRPLPQSLNLGNLYAGLLRSMIDVPAGDGETLRAHMERHGQVLAHRREADLITKKMNAEKQLNRKVEWNAQLRLVNQQIQTLTSQSTQEADA